A single window of Providencia alcalifaciens DNA harbors:
- the deoD gene encoding purine-nucleoside phosphorylase → MATPHINAEMGDFADVVLMPGDPLRAKYIAETFLQDVRQVNNVRGMLGFTGTYKGRKISVMGHGMGIPSCSIYAKELITDFGVKTLIRVGSCGAVMDDVKLRDVVIGMGACTDSKVNRQRFKDHDFAAIADYDLVHNAVEAAKARNVNVRVGNLFSADLFYSPDPDMFKVMEKYGILGVEMEAAGIYGVAAEFGARALTICTVSDHIKTGEQTTAEERQTTFNEMIEIALDSVLLGDK, encoded by the coding sequence CTGATGCCGGGTGATCCACTGCGCGCGAAGTACATTGCAGAAACTTTCCTTCAAGATGTTCGCCAAGTGAATAACGTACGCGGTATGTTAGGTTTCACCGGGACTTATAAAGGTCGTAAAATTTCCGTTATGGGTCATGGGATGGGTATTCCTTCATGCTCCATCTATGCAAAAGAGCTGATCACTGATTTTGGCGTTAAAACGCTGATCCGTGTTGGTTCATGTGGCGCAGTAATGGATGATGTTAAACTGCGTGACGTGGTTATCGGTATGGGCGCATGTACTGATTCTAAAGTGAACCGTCAGCGTTTTAAAGACCATGACTTTGCAGCAATTGCAGATTATGACTTAGTGCATAACGCGGTTGAAGCGGCAAAAGCACGTAACGTAAACGTTCGTGTTGGTAACCTGTTCTCTGCGGATCTGTTCTATTCTCCAGACCCGGACATGTTTAAAGTGATGGAAAAATACGGCATCCTCGGCGTGGAAATGGAAGCCGCAGGTATCTACGGTGTTGCTGCTGAGTTTGGTGCTCGTGCACTGACTATTTGTACCGTTTCGGATCACATCAAAACTGGCGAACAAACTACGGCAGAAGAGCGTCAAACCACGTTCAATGAAATGATTGAAATCGCGCTGGATTCAGTTCTGTTAGGCGATAAATAA